The region AAGGTTTTTTCCGCGAAACTGAATTTTAGCAAACCCGTAGGCAACGAACGTATTGCACAATACATTACCGATTACGACAAAGAACGTAATGAACAACGTGTTCAACGCATACCGAAAAAACGGAAAAGCCTTGATCGCATCGACATAGTTTTCCAGATGGATCTCTTTCGGGTAAAACGTCGGGGGAAAATGCATCACTTCCGTCATTGATTTCAAGGAGGTCGAAATCATCCACCAAAGCGGCGACAGAATGACGATGCTTCCGGTCAACAAGACAATGGTCACGATGATCTGCGAGATTTTCTTTTTTCGTTTCACACTTTGAAAATAATGCGACTTTGCCGTCGAGATGGCCATTACTTGTCTCCCCCCTCATAGTGCACCCACTTTGGAGCCACTTTGATGTTAATGAGTGTCAAGCCGAAAATAATGACGAACAGCACCCAGGACATCGCCATCGCATACCCCATGTCAAAAGACCTAAATGCCTTGTTCCACATGTGCAAATTGAAGAACAACAAGGAATTGAGCGGCCCGCCTTCGCCGTTGTCAGTCATGACGTACGCTTCTTGGAAAATTTGAAAACCGCCGATCGTACTCGTTACGAGATCGAAAAAAATGACCGGCGTAATCATTGGAAAACTGATATGCAGAAATTTCCTGAACGGTGAAGCACCATCGATCTCCGCCGCCTCGTACAGCGTTTTCGGAACACCTTGCAAAGCCGCGAGATATAACAGCATACCGCCTCCGACGTTCCACATTTGCATTAATATCAACGCCGGCTTTGTCCAATCGGCATCAAACAACCACGCGGGACCATGTATGCCGAACCACGCAAGCACCGTATTAATTAAGCCTTCCGGCGACAATAATTGCATCCAGAGCAAGTATACGGCGACGCCGCTTAATACCGCAGGCAAATAATAAACCGTCCGAAAGACTCGCATTCCTCTGATTTTTTGGTTGAGCAACAAGGCAATGAGCATTGAGCCGAGGGTCGTTAAGGGTACGGAAAAGATGACGTAATACATCGTGTTGTATAATGATTTCCAAAAGATCGGATCGATGGTAAACGCTTTTACGTAATTTTGCAATCCGATAAAATCCATTTGCGAGGTGACATCATAATTCGTCAAGCTTCCGTATAGAGAAAACAACATCGGACCGGCTTGCAGCCAGAGAAAGCCGATGATCCACGGCAAGATGAATAAAAACCCTTGATATTCCTCCCTTTTTGCAAGAGGGGAAAGCCCTTTTGTGCGCGCGATCTTTGTTTTCGTTTTTGCTTTTGCCGAAACAGCGGGCGTGGCCAATGGATTTCAACTCCTTTAGTGTGAAATAGGCGGAAGGAGTACCGCGTCGCGATCCTCCTTCCACCGCATCGCCTTATTGATTTGCTTTGATCGACTGTTCGACCGCATGCTGCGCCTGATTCAGTGCTTTTTCAACAGGCATTTGCCCTAACAACGCTTTATCGAGCGGCGGATTCACCTTGTCGAGGAAATTCGGTGCTTTCAATGGATATGGAGTGACCACATTATTTTTGACACTTTCTGTAGCCACTTTGTAAACCATCTGACTTTCATCGTTTAATTTCGGGCTGTCTCCGGCAGCCTTCGCTGCTTCGATATTAGCGACGTTATCAAACGTATGAACCGCCCAATATTTCTGCGCTTGCTTCCCTGTCAAATACTTGATGAACTCCCACGCCGCATCCGGATGCTTCGATCCTTTCGGAATTTCGACTTCAAAACCGCCGCCCCAAGACGTATGACCGCTGCCGGGTTTGAATTCAGGCATTAACGTTACTCCGAAGTTCAAATCTTTTGCATAATCGCGGATTTGCGTATAAAAAGTTGCCGCTTGCACGTACATGCCGAGCTTTCCGGTAAGAAAAGGATTCGCTTGGCTGTTTTTGAAATAAGCATCATAACGGTGGATCGTGTCCATCCCGTACTTTTCATTCCACTTTTTCAGCCAATTCATGACTTCAACGCTCGTCGGATCGTTAATCACCGGCTTCATATCCGAGTTGAAGTACGCGTCTCCATCCGCGTTTTCCAGCCAAATATCTTTCCCGACACCCCATAACGGATAGAAACCGATCGTTTCGTATTGGTCTCCGTTCTTCACGTCAAGCTTATTCGCATATTCCCAGAGCTCTTGCCACGTTTCAGGCGGATCGTTCGGGTCAAGTCCCGCTTTTTTGAACAAATCTTTGTTGTAAAACAACACCCTTGTATCCGTGTTGTACGGAACCGCGTAAATGTCGCCGTTATAATCCATCATGTCCCATAGCTGCGGAAAGAAACGTTTTCCGAAATCATCGCCTTCTTTTTCAATATACTTTGACAAGTTGGTAATCTGATCTTTCGAAGCACGCAGCGGAACGGACATAATGTCTTGAACAACAACGTCCGGCGGATTCCCGGCAGCGACGGACGCCAATTCCTTCGTCCAAATGTCGCCCCACGGTAAATACGTATACTCCACTTTAATTTTGTCTTGCGATTTATTAAATTCATCAACCATGTGCTGAATGACCGGACGTCTCGTTTCAGATCCCCAAAACGACCAGAAATTGACGATCGTTTTTCCATCGCTTGATTGATTTCCGCCAGATCCGGAGGCGGTATCCGAACCGCCGGAACCGGAACAACCCGTCAACAATGCGGACAATGACATGACCAACACCAAAACGAACATGAAACCCTTTTTTCTCATTGTTTTTCCTCCCCGAAAAATTTTGTCCTTTCATTCGGCGTGCCTCATGCGTACGCCGCCCATTCCGTTGATGGTGAACGTGGGTCAAATATGTAGAGAACCCTCGCTTTCCTTTCACAAAAGGATTTGACTAGATGGTTTACGTTGTTCGTTCACCGAAAAGCGCTTCTTCCCCGTCCATCGTTCCCCCTTTCCAATTCCTCTTCCAACCGAAAGATGCGCTCACCTCCTTAAAGAATGTCCGGTTCGTTAAAAATGAACGATGCTGTTTTTCTCCAAAGCTTTCACGATTCCGAGCGTAGTCGCCAATGATTTCAGGCTGTCGCCGAAATCGGATCGAATCCGTGTTGAATCCTGATCCCGAATCGCCATCGCGAATTGTGCCAGCTCTCTTTCATAGAACGATTCTTCATTTTGAAAAAAGACCGGTTCTTCGTCGAGATGCCCTCGAACCGACCCGTCCGCCAAGTCGAGAACTAGGCAGAGCCGGTCGGAAATGAACTCGATTTTCGTGTAATATCCATCGAACGCCCACGAGTGGGTATGATTTTGCAACACTCCGCTCCGGTAACGCAGCGAGAGGCTGAAACTATCTTCCACCGTAAAATTATCCGATTTCGCTACGAC is a window of Bacillales bacterium DNA encoding:
- a CDS encoding ABC transporter substrate-binding protein, whose translation is MRKKGFMFVLVLVMSLSALLTGCSGSGGSDTASGSGGNQSSDGKTIVNFWSFWGSETRRPVIQHMVDEFNKSQDKIKVEYTYLPWGDIWTKELASVAAGNPPDVVVQDIMSVPLRASKDQITNLSKYIEKEGDDFGKRFFPQLWDMMDYNGDIYAVPYNTDTRVLFYNKDLFKKAGLDPNDPPETWQELWEYANKLDVKNGDQYETIGFYPLWGVGKDIWLENADGDAYFNSDMKPVINDPTSVEVMNWLKKWNEKYGMDTIHRYDAYFKNSQANPFLTGKLGMYVQAATFYTQIRDYAKDLNFGVTLMPEFKPGSGHTSWGGGFEVEIPKGSKHPDAAWEFIKYLTGKQAQKYWAVHTFDNVANIEAAKAAGDSPKLNDESQMVYKVATESVKNNVVTPYPLKAPNFLDKVNPPLDKALLGQMPVEKALNQAQHAVEQSIKANQ
- a CDS encoding sugar ABC transporter permease, which translates into the protein MARTKGLSPLAKREEYQGFLFILPWIIGFLWLQAGPMLFSLYGSLTNYDVTSQMDFIGLQNYVKAFTIDPIFWKSLYNTMYYVIFSVPLTTLGSMLIALLLNQKIRGMRVFRTVYYLPAVLSGVAVYLLWMQLLSPEGLINTVLAWFGIHGPAWLFDADWTKPALILMQMWNVGGGMLLYLAALQGVPKTLYEAAEIDGASPFRKFLHISFPMITPVIFFDLVTSTIGGFQIFQEAYVMTDNGEGGPLNSLLFFNLHMWNKAFRSFDMGYAMAMSWVLFVIIFGLTLINIKVAPKWVHYEGGDK